taGTTCGATGGAACAAAAAGATTCTCCAACTTTAGTTGACAAAAACTTTCCTCTTTCCTCTTTTCTCTTGTCATTGTGAAATCATTCTTTCGCTAGATCCATAGAAGTTGTTTATTAACTAGAACTTGGTTTTCTGCATTCTTGTTTACAATTATGGCTATCGGTTCTTGCTGTAATGTTATAGAGGAAAAAGGTAGGttctattttatctattttcttcaTTGTGTTAAACCAGAAATATTATAATGAATGCAGGATGAAatattatctactgaagtaataAAATAGAGTTCATTAGTTTTCATTCTTATTGAGAATCAAATATGTGAGTTGAATCCTAATGCTTTCAGGTTGTGAATTATGTTGTGTAAATTATACTAGGGTTCCAAGTTCCAACACCAGAAGTCCAATGTTGCTGTTGTTGATTTGTGGAGGAGGTAAATTGGTCCTTTCATACACATTTAATATTCTTTATAGGGATAGACACAGTGGTATTCCCAGTCTGACTTTGTTTAGTGGGAGAAAATATGATGATTAGCACTCCGTCTACACTTAAACAACAGCTTTTCTAATTATGCTGGAAATGGCAATGGCAATGACAAGGAAAATGTTGCTGGGGTTTTGGAGACCAATGGGGATCTTAAACCCAAATTCCAAGGGGAAAAACGAGCTATACAGGTGCATCAATTCTCTTTAATATAATTTTAGCCCTTTGTGCTTAAATCTTGTACTATTTCAACTTTAAtttgtgttatgattattgttcttttaatttctaactattttcctTTCTCTTCCTCCGTAGCCATAGAATTTGCTGTTTTCTGTTGGTTTTGGGATGAAGTAGAAGCTCTCTTTAAAAACCATTCTCTGTCTGACTCACGTTATCTCCCGAGATATTTAtctatgattttatattatattttagttcttGATATTAATTCagttgaaaaatgattaaaatcatttttttacaaaatatcaAATGCCATATAGAGTGTCTTTTTATCTTTGAACTTAAAGTATAACTtcaattaaagtttttttttccgtaatgttttgttttgtaaatataatttatatattgaaattgaGAGATCTTATATAATATAATGAACAAAAAACTATTGCAGGCTgtaataaaatatattgaaagtttatatatTACTGGTACTTAAAttatatcttcttttttttctgtCTTTAAACTTTTCtagataaattatatttaaggttataaaactattaataaatttatacttaatttaaagttgaaactatttaaaaatttcatgaaagttattatttaaataagttttttttctttcaacaacAGCAACATTGGACTTCTGGTGTTAGATGTTAATTTGGGATCACCATTGTGTTGACATTAACATTCAAACATGAGAATGAGACAGCTATATTTGAGATGAACCTGCATGATATGTCTTCATTCCTTTGCAACCTTCATCTTTAAATAAATATACATCCACACACACATAAACACATATATTTTTTCAGTTTGAATTCATATAACTTATGTAGAGAATTGTGAGAACCCTGTCATGTTGGATGCTCCCGTCTCTAGAGGTGTTGTAGCTGCTGAAGCTGGTTCACTTACTTTCATGGTACGAATTCATTTTTGATCACCTTCTTTTTCTAGAGTTGACCTATTATATATTGTTTTCCATTGAATGTATATGGACACTCATTAAACTTCTTCCCAACCTTCTTTAGTTCTTCCCTAGGATAGGAGTCTACTAGTAAATATTTTTCCaattattttaacctttttcGTGAGTTTACTGTTTAGTATCAATTCCATTGcaagatattataatttttacattataTTTTCAATGATGCATGTAAGATTAGTTGCCACAGAAGTCTGGTATTTTAGAAACACAAATGATATTAGGTTGGCAACACTTTTAGGTAGTATTAAACTTATGATAAAAAATGCCATGTGATCCAGGTTGGTGGCTCTGAAGATGTGTATCTTGCTGCAAATCCTTACTCCTCTCGATGGGAAAAGAGGAACTGCAAGAGGCTATTGATTTTATATCTCTGTTCGGGTAAAGTGGGCTTTGTGCTTCAGTCAGAGCTGCCTTGGTTCTTAGTGGTAGTATGGGTTCTATCTAATtcaaaaatgagaaagaaaaggaaagaatggGCAGATAATGTATCTTTCAAAAATGATGAAAGTGCCACAAGTAGAGTCAAAACTAAGAGTGTTTTGTTTCAAGATTCAGTTCCGAACTCAGGTTTGGCGGTATCTCCATAGTAAATctgatttgataaatttacaatattattcaataattaatctCCTTCttgtttctcctttttcttttattgaatCACTTGTTTATCCTCTGTTCTTACATTTTTTTACCACCTGCAGGTTTCTGAATTTAAAAGGAGCTTAAATACTGTAAATTCTGCATGTAATGAGGTATATCATTAATGTTGTTGATGACGGCAGTGTTTATTCGTTCTTATCTTACAACTTTTGTATTGGTTATATAGGTACGAAATTTCCTTAAATTGAAGGATCTCATGAAGAAAATTCTCTATCTGGGAAATACATTGAACCAAGGAACTGCAAGGGGTAAGTGGCATTCAATTTCTCCTTTTGGCTTCAGTCTTTGATGCTACAATTGCAGCTTGTAAAAAGATTATGCAGAGAAAATATTACTAGCTAAACAACATGTAATGTATTACTAAAACCAATTAAGGTTCGCTTGTCCAGTCCTTGCATTATCTAAGAATTGGGTAATATTCAAATCAATCAAAAACTAGTTATTTATTGAACAGGTAAAAAACcaattatttttttccctttttcttaaattaaagacCATGCCATTAAGGTAAATGCTTATTATTGTTAActattaattatattaactatttattttacattaaattaatgtttaaacataaaaaaataaaataagaaacaatCAAACCAATTGGTTTAACCTGTGGTCCAGTTTCTTTAACATTGGCATTTATGTCCTTTAATGTCGAACTTCTACATTTATGtctttcattttgaatttttagatgatAGTAGTGTCAATCAATTCTTTGTCCCTTGTTATGCTATTAGTTCCTTTGttttgcattttctttttttctttttttgccaaAGCCACTTGTCCCAGGTGTCATGTTTTTTTATGcaactttaaatttaaagttgAACTCAGGgaagaaataaagataaaaacaaCTAACATAGTGGATCAGGAAAATGCTTTGCCATGAGCTGCTTTCTGTTTGACTTGTTTACGTATCTAAATAATAGATTGTTTGAGGATAGGCCATGGATTtggtgatattttttatttaaactatgTAGGTTTTAGATGCAACGCCTGTAAATGCAAAGGCACATGATTAATAACATGATCAATGATTTTTGTCGAAACAAATTCTAATTCTTGCATATATGATTAATAACATGATTAATAACATGATTAATGGTTCTTCAAATTTTCCAAATGTGTCTTTAAGGTGCTCGAAAATGTCATATTAATGTTGTCCATATATGATTTGAATGCTGGAAATTTACAGCATTTAGTTTCCTGCTTGAAGTTGATTAAACCATGCTGTAAATGCAAACATTATGCTGTTCACATGCTAAATTAACCATTAGTGAGCTTAAAATTGATCTATTCGAATGTGTTAAATTCATTGTTCAATGTGATGTTATTTCTGCTAATGTATTGAGTATATTAAGTTGTGCAATTTGATGTTATATGTGGCGTTAATATTGACTTGttaattgcatattttattattaatttgatgttatatgtgtcattcattaactttttttttcttttttctcaggTTTGAGTTTTTGTTGGATACATGGTCCAGGATTAGCTGAATTCATGCATAGTGACGACTTGTTTAAGCTAACTGTTTATCTTAAAGTGTGCATTCTATCATTATTTTGTTCTATTTGTATTTTGTTAGATTTCTGGTGTAGTATGATAAGTGCGGTATTTTGTTTGGCGGGATGTATTTATATCATAGATTATTcttcttctcaatattttgataatgaattttaatttttttatatttttcaggacttttttataatattttattttttttaatttttatgacctttagcggcgtttgttggaaaagcgccgctaaaggtcctgacttttagcggcgttttttcaaataaacgccgcaaaattttGCAGCGCCGTCTATAGcgacgttttttgcggcgcttgcaAAAACGCTGTGAATAGTTTTAGTGGCGCTTAAaggcgccgctaaaggcctaaaaaaacgccgctaaaaatcagttttgctgtagtgatcgttgcgttattttgaaaacaattatcattttggaaatgtgccctaagtctaacccattttggattgttatcagtaaaatatagggtataaaataaaataatcccagaaaaataattaaaatggcatTATTAtgacccaaaaccaaataataatattaattaagataaaacttataaaaaaataaaataaaccggttacttattgcaattaaaagaaacagaaacagtagtctggccatcttcgagtcccttgcagctccaaaccatctaagcttagggattacttgcacagttagaaatggggtgagtttacgaaaactcagtgtgtaacccccaacaacaaacaaacagtgaataacatagtgtcagtacaatctgggccaaagccctattcagtaacagtacagtctgggccttagcctttaaacagtagcaatatgggcctaagccctaattcagtctcgacatatactgggccgaagccttttcataaatcatatcactggctgatgcctttactgtaagcggtatggcccataggcccatttcaatatcacatgcaatatcaatgaatgtatgcaagcctatttggggagactactcaacccaccatccgctactctccaccagtaccaaccaacacaccatgtggggaataactcaacccacccaaccaaactctccactggcagcatagttgctttatcatataaatggaggcctagcctcttttaataactggggcaaagccctttttggtaaactggggcaaagcccttttcggtaaactggggcatagcccttttagcacttcctccatttataaaacccaacccatgcaacatgtcatgtatgcagaatgtcatgcccatatttgaatcaaacaatcacagtcaagtcattcatatcaccaacatatattcacaatcaaatccatcaaccacacagtccaagtcagtcacttgcccacaagggcaaaacaatcatttttcatattataagggtaatttcataattttaccaaatatcagggttttccatgttcattaacaattatcaatatttccgagtgtttaaacaatgatctttaacccactttatcgaattcgggcttttgggcctaaaacccctaatggctaatttagcccactaagcctgcttaatccaaattttcaacagtactaaccgtgttaacatgcaacttttccagattccattttctatcagttttacccaaatgggcccgaaagcccattgggcccgattccagcccattgaggcccaacttaccatcgtgtacaaaattgcgctcttacctgctctgtaacaccccttacccgtacccgaggccaggataaggtacgaggcgttaccggacaaacatacaaacattaaactaaaatacaggccataaaatttcattcatatttcaaaacgttcattcacttacacatagtcccttatttgagtctacgaagtcCCTTATTTGtatctacgaagcccaaaacatactttacaaaggtttcgggactaaaccgagaacttacaaaaatcttggaaatttcatgctttaaggctccacacgcccgtgtcccaaagtcgtgttccatacacggctgagacacatggtcgtgtctctgcctgtgtggaatatacttaggctattttccaagctttggtcaaccttaatctcttacacacttatacaaatcaaaagcatataacatggtattcatttaatgattaaatattctcaattaaaccacaaacatagcatttgtatgtcatcatacatgtgtatctcatactcattttaccttatttattatagtaccacttatacatttataccaagattatcatcttaccaaatatcttcagcttaatcatcaagcattcatatttaaaactagatcatatctttataaaataccacaattcagatgcgcaaaataacgtgtttgcctgaaacatttcaattcaactccatacccaacaagcattacattgagactagtcatatatatatacacatgtcatgatacatatcatttatttcattatatcaatatttcatataccatagtttccatgtattccacatatatttattttcctcctcctcctcttcattccacatccttaatgtatatagcattcttgtaagtacgatttcacaatttactaataaatgctcacatcaaactgtccacacgagtcatagttacttacttatttataattcgagctacagagctccaaattaagatctgtaaatttccaataaaactagactcacatatctttccaccataaatctttcataatttttggtttagccaattagtacagtttattcattaaaatttcccctgtttcacattctaacagttctgacctctcttaactaaaaattaattatctcacagtacagaattcaaataatgttcttgttgatttatcttgaaaatagactcattacggattttaaaatataattttaagcctctaattatttttatcccaatttttatgattttctaaagtcagaacaggggatcacgtaatcattctgaaccagtctcacaaaaacataaatatctcaaaatataaaactcctttttttttctctgtttcttttatatgaaaatagactcattaagctttaatttgaaatctcattcagtctctgattcaatttatactatttttgtgatttttcaaaatcacattactgctactgtccaaaacagttttattgctaattcactctttcacactttctttgtattaacctcattttaacatacatatcacaaatcattttcaccacatttcatacattacaaGTATAGGCCTATGATCACAagatcaccataaaatcatcctcatgtataacttacttgtttataaccttaccacatcctagtcacttaatgaacacatcattcacataaccaagttcctgcacttattcatcacaaaactcacaaagcaatacatagagagtctcccgttgtacacttcggatcaatcctcgatactttatggtttcagcacatagctccacccatcatatagttcggcactcttgtacacatggtgaacactcagtaccacccatgtgacctagccaatttatctcgtagctctcttgtctacatggtgtccttcacctggaaccacgcatgcgacctagctacatatatcccgtagctctattgtctacatggtgtacacatagtatcacccatgtgacctagctacatcataatgtcttgtagctctcttgtacacatgatgtgcactcagcaccatacatgtgacgtagctacatactatctgtatcatccaatctttccgaaagttcaactgggatttctctctcttttccaacaatttcaccaatcaagtaattatacacaaatatatttccaatattattataaaatatcataatacaagtaatattgatgtattacttacatataaacttacatctcatttaatatcaaggcaataacattaaattacacattgccttattgaaaatcatatgaacttacaatttcccataatatccataatcatagaaatcacatttatgtatgataattcaatgcacttcatgtaccatagacatatttttaaatc
The Gossypium hirsutum isolate 1008001.06 chromosome A07, Gossypium_hirsutum_v2.1, whole genome shotgun sequence genome window above contains:
- the LOC107903972 gene encoding uncharacterized protein isoform X2 gives rise to the protein MLDAPVSRGVVAAEAGSLTFMVGGSEDVYLAANPYSSRWEKRNCKRLLILYLCSGKVGFVLQSELPWFLVVVWVLSNSKMRKKRKEWADNVSFKNDESATSRVKTKSVLFQDSVPNSGF
- the LOC107903972 gene encoding formin-like protein 17 isoform X1, translated to MYLSKMMKVPQVESKLRVFCFKIQFRTQVSEFKRSLNTVNSACNEVRNFLKLKDLMKKILYLGNTLNQGTARGLSFCWIHGPGLAEFMHSDDLFKLTVYLKVCILSLFCSICILLDFWCSMISAVFCLAGCIYIIDYSSSQYFDNEF